From one Sulfurimonas sp. HSL-3221 genomic stretch:
- a CDS encoding outer membrane lipoprotein-sorting protein, with the protein MQKCLPLLLLITLNTWAISDYDLAKKTDAALSGFHDAVSEMQMTLINANGQTRERTMLMKVLEGKEGDKSLMEFLTPADVKGTKFLNYEHFDRDDDQWLYLPALKRVKRIASRNKSGSFMGSEFSYEDLSAFNIEKYTYGGDAETVELEGKSYYKTVRFPKEKDSGYTKQVSWINPETYVIVRVDYYDRKKALLKTARFSDYRNEGGVWRIGKIVMTNHQNDKETILVWKHEKIDTGLTDKDFHKRVLKQ; encoded by the coding sequence ATGCAAAAATGCTTACCGCTACTCCTGCTTATTACCCTGAACACCTGGGCGATCAGCGACTACGACCTGGCGAAAAAAACCGATGCCGCACTCAGCGGCTTCCACGATGCCGTCAGCGAAATGCAGATGACGCTCATCAACGCCAACGGCCAGACCCGCGAACGCACGATGCTGATGAAGGTACTCGAAGGCAAAGAGGGGGACAAATCACTGATGGAGTTCCTCACCCCGGCGGACGTCAAGGGGACCAAGTTCCTCAACTACGAACATTTCGACCGCGACGACGACCAGTGGCTCTACCTCCCCGCCCTCAAACGGGTCAAGCGGATCGCCTCGCGGAACAAGTCCGGCTCCTTCATGGGCAGCGAATTCAGCTACGAGGACCTCAGCGCGTTCAATATCGAAAAGTACACCTACGGGGGCGATGCGGAGACGGTGGAGCTCGAGGGAAAATCCTACTACAAGACCGTCCGCTTCCCCAAAGAGAAAGACTCCGGCTATACCAAACAGGTGAGCTGGATCAATCCGGAAACCTACGTGATCGTGCGGGTGGACTACTACGACCGCAAAAAGGCGCTGCTGAAGACAGCCCGCTTCAGTGACTACCGCAACGAGGGAGGAGTGTGGCGTATCGGCAAGATCGTTATGACCAACCACCAAAACGACAAAGAGACGATCCTCGTCTGGAAACACGAAAAGATCGATACGGGCCTGACGGACAAAGATTTCCACAAACGGGTCCTCAAGCAGTGA
- a CDS encoding TetR/AcrR family transcriptional regulator, with product MNQDEKRPYHHGNVKESAIETALEMLESEGLEAITLRELSARIGASRTAIYRHFENKEALIREVILAGFERFDAFFVDIFSKGDVDVLTRFTMMGRAYLAFAVNNPQLYRVLFGPTVRQEREEVCDLEDAERASGFHALVHLIEVGQREGIFKKGDAFLLAATVWSTVHGLASLIIDGHLVISDNIDAIFEAGNRTLLEGLKAEG from the coding sequence ATGAACCAGGATGAAAAGCGGCCGTACCACCACGGCAATGTGAAAGAATCGGCGATCGAAACGGCCTTGGAGATGCTGGAGAGCGAGGGGCTCGAAGCCATAACGCTGCGGGAACTCTCGGCGCGCATCGGGGCATCGCGAACGGCGATCTACCGGCACTTCGAGAACAAGGAGGCGCTGATCCGGGAGGTGATCCTGGCCGGCTTCGAACGCTTTGACGCCTTCTTTGTCGATATCTTTTCCAAGGGTGACGTGGACGTGCTGACCCGTTTTACGATGATGGGGCGCGCCTACCTCGCCTTTGCCGTCAACAATCCGCAGCTCTACCGCGTGCTTTTCGGACCGACGGTGCGCCAGGAACGCGAAGAGGTCTGCGATCTTGAAGACGCTGAAAGGGCGTCTGGGTTTCATGCGCTGGTACATCTCATCGAGGTGGGGCAGCGGGAAGGGATCTTCAAAAAAGGGGATGCTTTTTTGCTCGCGGCGACGGTCTGGTCGACGGTGCATGGGCTCGCTTCGCTGATTATCGACGGGCACCTGGTGATCAGCGACAACATCGATGCGATCTTCGAGGCGGGGAACCGCACGCTGCTCGAGGGGCTGAAAGCGGAAGGCTAG